GGTTTCTAAAAATGTCTCTACTCACATCAATACCGATAACGTCAACATCAGGTTCCTTTTCTTTTTTTCTACTCCTTATCCAAACTTGAGTAGACAGTAAAATAGCTAGGTTGTCTCTGTAACATAACAATGTTCAAGAAATAGCCAGGTGTTAATTAGAAGCTTTATAGGAGATTAGTGATTAGGAAAGCGACTGGTTTTCTTAAGTGGTAATTAGGCGCTGTATAGGAGATTATTGATTAATTAGGAGAGTGTTTAAACCGATTTTTTGAATGGACTGATTTATTAAGGTGGTAATTAAGCGTTTTATAGGAGATTATTGATTAGGAGAATATATAAACTGATTTTTTGAACGTCTGGACTGATTTTTTAAGGTGGTAATTGGACGCTTTATAGGAGATTATCAATTAGGAAAGCGTCTAAACCGATTTTTGTGAATGTCTTGATGACTGCTTTATTAAGGTGGTAATTAGGCATTCTATATGAGATTACTGATTGTCTAAACCCGATTTTTTGAACGTCTGGACTGATTTTTTAAGTTGGTAATTAGGTGCTTTATAAGAGATTAGTGGTTAGGAAAGCGTCTAAACCGATTTTTGTGAACGTCTTGATTGATTTGTAAGGTGGTAATTAGACTATAGGAAATTAATTAGGAAAGCGGTTTATGTTTTTGTGAACATTTTTTAAGGTGGCAATTAGACTCTTTATACGAGATTATTGATTAGGAAAGCTTCATTTTCATGAACATTTGAAAGGATTTTTTAAAGTGGTAATTAAGCGCTCTATAGGAGATTATTGATTAAGAAAACGTCTAGTCCTATTTTTTGAACGTGAAATCATTTTTGTTAGGTCCGAGTTACCGCCTACGTGCTTTCTAAACTGATTTTTAAAATCTGTAATGAATTGTACAGAAGTTGTAAGTTACCTGTCCTCGTCAGAGATAAAATCTACACAGAGCTCATATCTTTACTCTATCAGACAACTAAAGTTTGGATTGTTTCACAGATACGTAGCTGTAGGCAATGAACCGTTCTTGTCGACTTACAACGGGAGCTATCTCAACACAACTTTGCCTGCGATGAGGAACATCCAAATCGCGCTTATAAAAGCGGGTCTTCAGAACCAAGTGAAGGTCACTTGTCCCTTAAACGCTGATGTCTACAACAGCTCCACCACCTTACCTTCCGGAGGCGACTTCAGAGCCGACATCCGTGATCTCATGATCACTATCGTCAAGTTCCTCGTCGACAACGGCGGCCCATTCACTGTCAACATCTATCCATTCATCAGCCTCTACAACGACGCCAATTTTCCGGTCGACTACGCCTTCTTTGACGGCGTCTCGCAGCCGGTGAGCGACGGTGGAACATTCTACTACAACATGTTCGACGCAAACTACGACACTCTTGCGCACGCCCTAGAGAAGAATGGGTTTGGAAACATGGCTATCGTAGTCGGTGAGATCGGATGGCCTACGGATGGGGACAGGAATGCTAACGTGGAGTACGCTAGGAAGTTCAACCAGGGCTTCATGGCTCGTATTGCAGGAGGGAAAGGGACGCCGAGAAGGCCTGGTCCTATAGATGCGTATCTCTTCAGCTTGATAGACGAGGACGCTAAAAGCGTTCAGCCTGGTTACTTCGAGAGACACTGGGGGATATTCACTTTCGACGGGTTGCCTAAATACGCATTAAACCTGGGGACAACCAACACCGGAGCTTTGATCCAGGCCAAAGGTGTGAGGTATCTGCAGAGGAAGTGGTGTGTGATGAAGCCAAACGTGAGGTTGGACAATCCTCAGGTGGGGCCGAGTGTGAGCTACGCGTGTAGCTTAGGGGATTGCACTAGTCTTGGGGTTGGGACTTCGTGTGGGGATCTTGATGGGAAGGAGAACATATCTTATGCGTTCAACAGTTACTATCAGATAAACGACCAGCTTGATACAGCGTGTAAGTTTCCAAACATATCAGAGGTGACAAAGACGGATCCATCAACGGGAACCTGCAGGTTTCCGATTATGATAGAGCCTTATTACGGTGGTGCTGCACATGAACAAGTGTTCTTCTTGCCATTGGTGATGGCTGCAGCCATCACCATGATCTCTATTTTTTGATGGTTTCTTGTAAATTTGTACCTCTATGTGTGATTATTAAAAAGATAGTTTTTCAGAGCTTGCTAACTTGTCTCTATATCGAAAATCTTAGATTGGTTTTAAAGCAGCAAAGTGGGACCTCGTTGCAATGTGCAAAGTTTAAAACACTCGAGTACTGGTTGTGGTTTGGGTTTTGTTAAGAGATTTCATTTAGTGTTTCAGATCTCAAGCAAGTAAAAGCGCTAGTTGGAAGAGAGAGACCATGGTCCTGTAGTGGTATGCTTATACACAATATTTCTTTGAACAGTGCATCGTACCACCAAAGGAACAAAGAGAAGATGATGAAGGGTTTAGCTGAAGCAGCCATCATCAAAACATGAAATGCAACAATCTGTGATATAGACGGGCATCGTTACTGGTTGCTTGCCTTAGACTCGCTATTTGACTCCTACCCACCTTGAGAAATCAAGCACTCAGTGTTGTCAAAAGGCAAGTAATAAATCGATAAATTTCTTTAGTTGCAAGACCAAGTCAAATATCAAGTATCATTGTATTTTTTAATACTTGACTTGTTACTTGTCCTGTTAGTTGCTATTTGTTACATGTTCTATTAAATACTTATTACTCCATCCGTTTTAGTTTAGTTGTCGTTGTAGTTGTAGAGTAAAATTTTCGTTTCAAAATAAATATCGTTTTATAACTTTAATGTAAAATTTATTGACGATCTATTTTACTATTGGTTGAAATGTGATTATGTGTATTGGTAATGATGTTTTTATTTAAAAAATATACAAAATTAAATGTTTTTTAAATCTGTGTACTCAAGTTTAAAACACCAAATAAAATAAAACGGAACGAGTACGTACTTGCTAATATACTTATTTTTTTTCCTTTCTTTTACTTGCGATTAAGGTTGGAAACAAATACTCCTTACTCGCTAATACTTGTTGCTTGTTGTTCCGTATCCGTATTGATTATTCAAATACTCATCATCGTCAAATCGAGTATAGCCGATAAAAAATTGTCAGCAGAATGGCTAAGAATGTGGAGGAAAAGTCAAAGTGTCTGTCTGGATGTGATATGAATCATGTCAGTCTTTCTTTCTGCCTTAGTCAAATTCTCATATTTGGAACTGGTACCATATGCATATGATAACTTTGAAAATCACAAACGGAAAGCGCGTCTATCAGAATAGGAAATAGAATCATTTAAGGAAAGCCAGGAAAAGATGAGAAACTCTGGCTTTGAACGTTATGAGAGAATGGATATTTGAAAAAAGGAAAGAAAAGAAATGGGGACCTTACAGAAAAAAAGTTGTCTTTTGTGTACAGCTAAGGGAAGATTCAACAGACAATAAGGAAAGAAAGAGAACCATGTGACTCTCCATGTCCCTGTTAATGGAAAGAAAGAGCGCAAAATAGAAGGGAATATGTAAATTTATGTTAGAAAATTAAAGGGCCGGATTAAAGGCACAATCACTCTCTTTTTTTGGCCTCCTTGGACTTTGGTCTCCTCCTAGTACAATCTAATCTACAGGTTGTCAGAGACACACACAAGATAAAAACCAGATTCAAACTCTATCTAAGAGCAAACTTAATTCAGAATGGAGAATATGGAGTCTGTGAGCAATGAAGAGGGAAGGACTGATCAGTTTCCGGTGGGAATGAGAGTCCTTGCTGTGGATGACAATCCAACCTGCCTCCGAAAACTTGAAGAGTTACTGCTTCGATGCAAGTATCACGGTACATAACTCTTTGCTTCTGTCTGTTTTTGTTTTGTTTTGTTTTGTTTGTGTACCGGATCGCATCATAGTTTGATTGATTTGGTCAGTGACAAAGACGATGGAGTCAAAGAAAGCTTTGGAAATGCTGAGAGAGAAGAGCAATATGTTTGATTTGGTGATAAGCGATGTAGAGATGCCTGACACAGATGGATTTAAGTTGCTTGAGATTGG
This genomic interval from Brassica oleracea var. oleracea cultivar TO1000 chromosome C2, BOL, whole genome shotgun sequence contains the following:
- the LOC106326888 gene encoding glucan endo-1,3-beta-glucosidase 6-like; its protein translation is MTKKDIDAYVSFCRCGVAKNRSRWLLQLHGRFEKHWRRDKGSNWREREMEWSFVAVILAVALVCPRASSIGANWGTQASHPLPPDIVVRMLRENGIQKVKLFDAEYDTLRALGKSRIEVMVGIPNEMLSTLASSLKAAEKWVSKNVSTHINTDNVNIRYVAVGNEPFLSTYNGSYLNTTLPAMRNIQIALIKAGLQNQVKVTCPLNADVYNSSTTLPSGGDFRADIRDLMITIVKFLVDNGGPFTVNIYPFISLYNDANFPVDYAFFDGVSQPVSDGGTFYYNMFDANYDTLAHALEKNGFGNMAIVVGEIGWPTDGDRNANVEYARKFNQGFMARIAGGKGTPRRPGPIDAYLFSLIDEDAKSVQPGYFERHWGIFTFDGLPKYALNLGTTNTGALIQAKGVRYLQRKWCVMKPNVRLDNPQVGPSVSYACSLGDCTSLGVGTSCGDLDGKENISYAFNSYYQINDQLDTACKFPNISEVTKTDPSTGTCRFPIMIEPYYGGAAHEQVFFLPLVMAAAITMISIF